In Streptomyces sp. NBC_01717, one DNA window encodes the following:
- a CDS encoding ADP-ribosylglycohydrolase family protein, translating into MSTGATAVWGRVEQQDFRSRVRGCLLGGAIGDALGAAVAGLSLEEIRAAHGADAVTDFVPVHGRRGAVTAVTQLNLFTVDGLIRAQVRRDIGAWHPPTDVHRAHLRWAATQHEWGPDERRQENGWLAQEEWLYARRAPTRECLTGFGDATMGTLDRPKNPAARDSAALTRSAPFGLLVGWEPQLVLQLAVECAAQTHGHPTALLSAGALAVMVHGLARGETLDGSVQHALALLAERPGHDQVTEALKQALGSVRQGIPGPALIEALGDTDSAEEVLAVAVYCALVGEDVRHGLRLAVNHGGPSAATGALCGALLGALHGETALPPAWLAELEGRATLLELADDFAMEMTQGPALHSPSAAAPGWLTRYPRG; encoded by the coding sequence GTGAGCACAGGAGCCACAGCTGTCTGGGGCCGTGTCGAACAGCAGGACTTCCGCAGCCGGGTACGTGGCTGTCTGCTGGGCGGTGCCATCGGCGACGCGCTCGGTGCGGCCGTCGCCGGTCTCTCGCTCGAAGAGATCCGCGCGGCCCACGGCGCCGACGCCGTCACCGACTTCGTCCCCGTCCACGGCAGACGCGGCGCGGTCACCGCGGTCACCCAGCTCAACCTGTTCACCGTCGACGGGCTGATCCGCGCCCAGGTCCGCCGCGACATCGGTGCCTGGCACCCGCCCACCGATGTGCACCGTGCCCATCTGCGCTGGGCCGCCACCCAGCACGAGTGGGGGCCCGACGAACGCCGCCAGGAGAACGGCTGGCTCGCCCAGGAGGAGTGGCTGTACGCCCGCCGCGCCCCCACCCGGGAATGCCTCACCGGGTTCGGCGACGCCACGATGGGCACCCTCGACCGGCCCAAGAACCCCGCCGCACGCGACTCGGCGGCCCTCACCCGGTCCGCCCCGTTCGGGCTGCTGGTCGGGTGGGAGCCGCAGCTCGTCCTCCAGCTGGCCGTCGAATGCGCCGCCCAGACCCACGGTCACCCCACCGCCCTGCTCTCCGCGGGCGCCCTCGCCGTCATGGTGCACGGCCTGGCCCGCGGCGAGACCCTGGACGGCTCCGTGCAGCACGCCCTCGCGCTGCTCGCCGAGCGCCCCGGCCATGACCAGGTCACCGAGGCGCTCAAGCAGGCCCTCGGCTCCGTACGCCAGGGGATCCCGGGCCCGGCCCTCATCGAGGCGCTGGGTGACACGGACTCCGCCGAGGAGGTGCTGGCCGTCGCCGTGTACTGCGCCCTGGTCGGCGAGGACGTGCGGCACGGGCTGCGGCTCGCGGTGAACCACGGCGGCCCTTCCGCGGCCACCGGGGCCCTGTGCGGGGCCCTGCTCGGCGCGCTGCACGGCGAGACCGCGCTGCCGCCGGCCTGGCTCGCCGAACTGGAGGGCAGGGCCACCCTCCTCGAACTCGCCGACGACTTCGCCATGGAGATGACCCAGGGCCCGGCCCTGCACAGCCCGTCGGCCGCCGCACCGGGCTGGCTGACCCGCTACCCCCGCGGCTGA
- a CDS encoding SDR family oxidoreductase, giving the protein MLLTGKTVVVSGVGAGLGHRIAETVVRDGGSAVLGARTAERLAKSAAEIDPEGRHTAHLATDITDEAQCEALAALALERFGRIDAVVHVAAWDSYFGGVEDADLATWQSVIDVNLLGTLRMTRACLPALKERGGSVVVIGTQSSVAAPSQVRQAAYAASKGALTSAMYSMAREFGPHRIRVNTVLPGWMWGPPVQAYVRFTAHSEGLPEADVLGRLTERMALPELATDGDVAEAAVFLASDRARSITGQSLLVNAGELMR; this is encoded by the coding sequence ATGTTGCTCACGGGGAAGACCGTCGTGGTGTCCGGGGTCGGGGCCGGACTGGGGCACCGGATCGCGGAGACGGTGGTACGGGACGGCGGCAGCGCGGTCCTCGGGGCGCGCACCGCGGAGCGGCTCGCCAAGTCGGCCGCCGAGATCGATCCCGAAGGCCGGCACACCGCCCATCTGGCCACCGACATCACCGACGAGGCGCAGTGCGAGGCGCTCGCCGCGCTGGCGCTGGAGCGGTTCGGGCGGATCGACGCGGTGGTCCATGTCGCCGCCTGGGACAGCTACTTCGGCGGCGTCGAGGACGCCGACCTCGCCACCTGGCAGTCGGTGATCGACGTCAATCTGCTCGGCACGCTGCGGATGACGCGCGCCTGCCTGCCCGCCCTCAAGGAGCGGGGAGGCTCCGTGGTCGTCATCGGTACGCAGTCGTCGGTCGCCGCACCGTCCCAGGTGCGGCAGGCGGCGTACGCGGCGTCGAAGGGCGCGCTCACCTCGGCGATGTACTCCATGGCCCGGGAGTTCGGCCCGCACCGGATCCGGGTCAACACGGTGCTGCCCGGCTGGATGTGGGGCCCGCCGGTGCAGGCGTACGTCCGGTTCACCGCGCACTCCGAGGGCCTACCGGAGGCCGACGTGCTCGGCAGGCTCACCGAACGGATGGCGCTGCCCGAGCTGGCCACGGACGGTGACGTGGCGGAGGCCGCGGTATTCCTGGCCTCCGACCGTGCCCGGTCGATCACCGGGCAGTCCCTGCTGGTCAACGCCGGCGAGCTGATGCGCTGA
- a CDS encoding DUF397 domain-containing protein, which translates to MAIRQGATDNWTKSSYSGGNGACVEVKSPLAQAIAVRDSKAPEGPSITFVPGAWNAFVSDIAKGSVDA; encoded by the coding sequence ATGGCTATTCGTCAGGGTGCTACGGACAATTGGACGAAGTCGTCGTATTCCGGGGGCAACGGCGCTTGCGTCGAGGTCAAGTCCCCTCTCGCCCAGGCGATCGCGGTGCGTGACTCGAAGGCCCCCGAGGGCCCCTCGATCACGTTCGTGCCCGGCGCGTGGAACGCCTTCGTCTCCGACATCGCGAAGGGCTCCGTCGACGCCTGA
- a CDS encoding bifunctional FO biosynthesis protein CofGH: MTDLQRGRPTTNSMRRALKRARDGVALDVTEAAVLLQARGDDLTDLAASAARVRDAGLEAAGRPGVITYSRKVFIPLTRLCRDKCHYCTFVTVPGKLRKAGHGMFLSPDEVLDIARKGAAMGCKEALFTLGDRPEDRWPEAREWLEAEGYDDTLAYVRAMAIRVLEETGLLPHLNPGVLTWTDLQRLKPVAPSMGMMLETTATRLWSEPGGPHHGSPDKEPAVRLRVLEDAGRSNVPFTTGILIGIGESYEERADSLFELRKTARAYHGMQEVIVQNFRAKPDTAMRGMPDAELEELAAAVAVARHILGPSARIQAPPNLVDAEYALLIGAGIDDWGGVSPLTPDHVNPERPWPHIDELAAKTAESGFTLRERLTIYPEFIQRGEPWLDPRLLPHVRALADPETGLAKEGAIPAGLPWQEPDEGFNASGRTDLHRTIDTQGRTGDRRDDFDEVYGDWEALREAAAPGMVPSRIDTDVKAALATAADDPTKLTDDEALALLHADGPALDALCRIADELRRDVVGDDVTYIVTRNINFTNVCYTGCRFCAFAQRRTDADAYTLSLDQVADRAAQAWDVGAVEVCMQGGIHPDLPGTAYFDIARAVKERVPGMHVHAFSPMEVVNGATRTGMSIRDWLTAAKEAGLDSIPGTAAEILDDEVRWVLTKGKLPTATWLDVIRTAHEVGLRSSSTMMYGHVDQPRHWLGHLRTLARLQQETGGFTEFVTLPFIHTNAPVYLAGIARPGPTDRDNRAVTAMARLLLHPHITNIQTSWVKLGTQGAAEMLRSGANDLGGTLMEETISRMAGSSYGSYRSVQDLVAIAELAGRPAKPRTTLYGEVPQERVTAAAASDGHLPELLPVLSEETCS; the protein is encoded by the coding sequence ATGACCGATCTTCAGCGCGGACGCCCGACCACCAACTCCATGCGGCGCGCTCTCAAACGGGCCCGTGACGGGGTCGCTCTCGATGTGACCGAGGCCGCCGTCCTGCTCCAGGCGCGCGGCGACGATCTGACGGACCTCGCCGCGTCCGCCGCCCGGGTGCGGGACGCGGGCCTCGAAGCCGCGGGCCGGCCGGGAGTCATCACGTACTCGCGCAAGGTCTTCATCCCGCTGACCCGGCTGTGCCGCGACAAGTGCCACTACTGCACCTTCGTCACCGTCCCCGGCAAGCTCCGCAAGGCCGGGCACGGGATGTTCCTGTCGCCCGACGAGGTGCTGGACATCGCCCGCAAGGGCGCCGCGATGGGCTGCAAGGAAGCGCTGTTCACGCTCGGTGACCGGCCCGAGGACCGCTGGCCCGAGGCGCGGGAGTGGCTGGAGGCCGAGGGCTACGACGACACCCTGGCGTACGTACGGGCCATGGCGATCCGCGTCCTGGAGGAGACCGGACTCCTCCCGCACCTCAACCCCGGCGTGCTGACCTGGACCGATCTGCAGCGGCTCAAGCCCGTCGCCCCCTCCATGGGCATGATGCTGGAGACGACCGCGACCCGCCTGTGGTCCGAGCCGGGTGGCCCGCACCACGGCTCCCCGGACAAGGAGCCCGCGGTGCGGCTGCGGGTGCTGGAGGACGCGGGCCGTTCCAACGTCCCGTTCACCACCGGGATCCTGATCGGGATCGGTGAGTCGTACGAGGAACGCGCCGACTCCCTCTTCGAGCTCCGCAAGACCGCCCGCGCCTACCACGGCATGCAGGAGGTCATCGTCCAGAACTTCCGCGCCAAGCCCGACACGGCGATGCGCGGAATGCCGGACGCCGAACTGGAGGAGCTGGCCGCGGCCGTCGCCGTCGCCCGCCACATCCTCGGCCCGTCCGCCCGCATCCAGGCCCCGCCGAACCTCGTCGACGCCGAGTACGCGCTGCTCATCGGCGCCGGGATCGACGACTGGGGCGGTGTCTCGCCGCTCACCCCGGACCATGTGAACCCCGAACGGCCCTGGCCGCACATCGACGAACTCGCCGCGAAGACCGCGGAGTCGGGCTTCACGCTGCGCGAACGGCTCACCATCTACCCGGAGTTCATCCAGCGTGGCGAGCCGTGGCTCGACCCCCGCCTCCTCCCGCACGTCCGGGCGCTCGCCGACCCGGAGACGGGTCTCGCGAAGGAAGGGGCGATCCCGGCCGGCCTGCCCTGGCAGGAGCCCGACGAGGGTTTCAACGCTTCCGGCCGCACCGATCTGCACCGCACCATCGACACCCAGGGCCGCACCGGCGACCGCCGCGACGACTTCGACGAGGTGTACGGGGACTGGGAGGCGCTGCGCGAGGCCGCCGCGCCCGGCATGGTCCCGTCCCGGATCGACACGGATGTGAAGGCCGCACTGGCCACCGCCGCCGACGATCCGACGAAGCTCACCGACGACGAGGCACTCGCCCTGCTCCACGCCGACGGGCCGGCTCTCGACGCGCTGTGCCGGATCGCCGACGAGCTGCGGCGGGACGTGGTCGGTGACGACGTCACCTACATCGTCACGCGGAACATCAACTTCACCAACGTCTGCTACACCGGCTGCCGCTTCTGCGCCTTCGCCCAGCGACGCACGGACGCCGACGCGTACACCCTTTCGCTGGACCAGGTCGCCGACCGGGCCGCGCAGGCATGGGACGTCGGCGCCGTCGAGGTGTGCATGCAGGGCGGTATCCACCCGGACCTGCCCGGCACCGCGTACTTCGACATCGCACGCGCGGTGAAGGAGCGCGTCCCCGGCATGCATGTGCACGCCTTCTCGCCGATGGAGGTCGTCAACGGCGCCACCCGCACCGGGATGTCCATCCGGGACTGGCTGACCGCCGCGAAGGAGGCCGGGCTCGACTCCATCCCCGGCACCGCTGCCGAAATCCTCGACGACGAGGTCCGCTGGGTCCTCACCAAGGGGAAACTGCCGACGGCCACCTGGCTCGACGTCATCAGGACCGCCCACGAGGTGGGGCTGCGATCGTCGTCGACGATGATGTACGGCCACGTCGACCAGCCCCGCCACTGGCTCGGCCATCTGAGGACCCTGGCCCGCCTCCAGCAGGAGACCGGTGGTTTCACGGAGTTCGTGACACTGCCGTTCATCCACACCAACGCCCCCGTCTACCTCGCGGGCATCGCCCGGCCGGGCCCGACCGACCGTGACAACCGGGCCGTCACCGCCATGGCCCGGCTCCTGCTGCACCCGCACATCACCAACATCCAGACCAGCTGGGTGAAGCTCGGTACGCAGGGCGCGGCCGAGATGCTGCGCTCGGGCGCGAACGACCTGGGCGGCACGCTGATGGAGGAGACCATCTCCCGGATGGCGGGGTCGAGCTACGGCTCGTACCGGTCGGTCCAGGATCTGGTCGCCATCGCGGAGCTGGCGGGCCGCCCGGCGAAGCCGCGCACGACGCTGTACGGGGAGGTGCCGCAGGAGCGGGTGACGGCCGCCGCCGCCTCGGACGGGCACCTGCCGGAACTGCTGCCGGTCCTGTCGGAGGAGACGTGTTCGTGA
- a CDS encoding recombinase family protein yields MNPRRNPAPTHADLLLEGILIPERVRNRTSATLAIGDSLSEFAPRRPGCYLRTSHDRSGDERSLELQLHDAGLKRIRLGWGPFAETYRENDTGAFKKKRIIQADGSVDWIVVRPEFRRMLGDLLAGRIDGVLFYDIDRLARQPRDLEDLIDLVEHTKRPATGVTGDLNLIHDSDRHMARMLCIMALKASEDTSRRVARSHLADASAGQLTGRTPYAWNPDGTLRRDRARIARRIYERFAAGTSIAGIARELNREKIPSPQGVKWAPATIKAIITNPRYCGFVSYQGKHRTGTPRQRDGWGRVLLGEDGLPVTGRWEPVVSRKLWADTQLELDHRRLLDRERGISRNLEGANQRKYVFTGYLRCGICRAPMSTKWVSRRGHAIYYCPGKVRNACGKVSRRAAPVDTRLEELITEWARTQASPPSLAGKPAEPLADIHSRISAVSTRKQELIAAWAKDAAHVRGMRPDDYYQSLSSMNAELDALERRLADVMARPAGRPARNYEQEWKNGSFEQRRTIAGEAFTAVYVMPSGKGRAPFNPAHIRPEWAE; encoded by the coding sequence ATGAACCCGCGCCGCAACCCGGCCCCCACGCACGCCGACCTACTGCTGGAAGGCATCCTGATCCCGGAGCGTGTACGGAACCGCACCTCAGCCACGCTCGCCATCGGCGACTCACTCAGCGAGTTCGCCCCTCGCCGCCCCGGGTGCTACCTGCGCACCTCGCACGACAGAAGCGGCGACGAGCGGAGTCTCGAACTGCAGCTCCATGACGCAGGGCTGAAGCGGATCAGGCTCGGCTGGGGCCCGTTCGCCGAGACCTACCGGGAGAACGACACCGGAGCCTTCAAGAAAAAGCGGATCATACAGGCGGACGGGTCAGTCGACTGGATAGTGGTGCGCCCCGAGTTCCGGCGCATGCTCGGCGACCTGCTCGCAGGCCGCATCGACGGCGTTCTTTTCTACGACATCGATCGACTGGCGCGACAGCCCCGGGATCTAGAAGACCTGATCGACTTAGTGGAGCACACCAAGCGCCCCGCAACGGGCGTCACGGGTGACCTCAATCTGATCCACGACTCCGACCGGCACATGGCCCGGATGCTGTGCATCATGGCCCTCAAAGCTTCGGAAGACACATCTCGAAGGGTCGCCCGAAGCCATCTGGCAGACGCCTCGGCAGGCCAGTTGACCGGACGCACGCCCTACGCATGGAACCCCGACGGAACGCTCCGCCGGGATCGCGCGCGGATCGCACGGCGCATCTACGAACGGTTCGCAGCCGGTACATCGATCGCGGGGATCGCCCGCGAACTCAACCGAGAGAAGATCCCGTCACCACAGGGGGTCAAGTGGGCGCCGGCCACCATAAAGGCGATCATTACCAATCCACGCTACTGCGGGTTCGTTTCCTACCAGGGGAAGCATCGCACGGGAACTCCCCGCCAGAGAGACGGCTGGGGGCGCGTCCTGCTGGGGGAAGACGGCCTGCCCGTCACGGGCAGGTGGGAGCCTGTCGTCTCGCGGAAGCTATGGGCCGATACCCAGCTTGAACTCGACCACCGGAGGCTGCTGGACCGGGAGAGAGGCATCTCGCGGAACCTGGAGGGAGCCAACCAACGCAAGTACGTTTTCACTGGATATCTCCGATGCGGCATCTGCAGAGCGCCCATGAGCACCAAGTGGGTATCCCGGCGCGGCCATGCCATCTACTACTGCCCCGGCAAGGTTCGCAACGCCTGCGGCAAGGTGAGCCGACGCGCCGCACCTGTCGATACCCGCCTGGAAGAACTGATCACCGAATGGGCACGCACTCAAGCCTCGCCCCCTTCGCTCGCCGGAAAGCCCGCCGAACCGCTGGCCGACATCCACTCCCGCATCTCAGCGGTCAGCACCCGCAAGCAGGAGCTCATCGCCGCCTGGGCCAAGGACGCCGCCCATGTGCGCGGCATGCGTCCAGATGACTACTATCAGTCACTTTCCTCCATGAATGCCGAACTGGACGCCCTGGAGCGTCGACTGGCGGACGTCATGGCGCGACCAGCGGGACGACCGGCCCGCAACTACGAGCAAGAGTGGAAGAACGGCAGTTTTGAACAGCGTCGCACCATCGCGGGCGAGGCATTCACTGCCGTATATGTCATGCCTTCCGGAAAGGGCCGGGCACCTTTCAACCCCGCGCACATCCGCCCCGAGTGGGCCGAGTGA
- a CDS encoding sodium:solute symporter family protein, whose translation MNSLDWVVLIGYFGVMIAIGLWSHKRVDNVSDFFTAGGKMPWWLSGISHHMSGYSAVMFTGYAGIAYQFGVTSFVTWSLPIAIGIGIGAQLFAPRLNRLRSRLHVASPLEYLKNRYNIPTQQALAWSGLLLKIVDVGAKWAAIATLLSVFTGISITQGIFITGCITAVYCTVGGLWADALTELGQFIIQLFAGIAMLVTAMAKLDGFSTLWTVWDKLPEGHTDPTAGPYTVTFLLAYLFIKTFEYNGGMWNQAQRYMATDSAASAKRSARLSAILWLVWPTVLFFPMWCAPLLVHAQKPDASDSYALMTEQLLPHGLLGLVVVGFFSHTMAMCSSDANAIAAVFTRDIAPVLSKAARTWSSRAGLLAARVSTLGFLGLSMALATQINSPTFKDIISVVIKWVAGLMGPIAIPFMLGLLRRFRKSGPTAALVSWAAGLLAFYFTNYNFDGSVKTTVALQYQVALPLAISLVLYIAIGFIKPEDTPERDALIEQINTDGDGSSAAGATVPAQAGAGDTTVAEGVKD comes from the coding sequence ATGAACAGTCTCGACTGGGTCGTGCTCATCGGCTACTTCGGCGTGATGATCGCGATCGGACTCTGGTCCCACAAGCGTGTGGACAACGTCAGCGACTTCTTCACGGCCGGCGGCAAGATGCCATGGTGGCTGTCCGGCATCTCGCACCACATGTCCGGCTACAGCGCGGTGATGTTCACCGGGTACGCCGGCATCGCGTACCAGTTCGGCGTCACGTCGTTCGTGACGTGGTCGCTGCCGATCGCCATCGGCATCGGCATCGGCGCCCAGCTCTTCGCACCGCGGCTCAACCGGCTGCGCTCGCGACTGCATGTCGCGTCGCCGCTCGAGTACCTCAAGAACCGCTACAACATCCCGACGCAGCAGGCGCTCGCCTGGTCGGGCCTGCTGCTGAAGATCGTGGACGTCGGCGCCAAGTGGGCGGCCATCGCCACCCTGCTCTCCGTCTTCACCGGCATCTCGATCACTCAGGGCATCTTCATCACCGGCTGCATCACCGCCGTGTACTGCACGGTCGGCGGACTGTGGGCCGACGCGCTCACGGAACTCGGGCAGTTCATCATCCAGCTCTTCGCCGGTATCGCGATGCTCGTCACCGCCATGGCCAAGCTGGACGGTTTCAGCACGCTGTGGACGGTCTGGGACAAGCTGCCCGAGGGCCACACCGACCCCACGGCGGGCCCGTACACGGTGACCTTCCTGCTGGCGTACCTGTTCATCAAGACGTTCGAGTACAACGGCGGCATGTGGAACCAGGCCCAGCGCTACATGGCCACGGACTCCGCCGCGTCGGCGAAGCGTTCGGCACGGCTCTCCGCCATCCTGTGGCTGGTCTGGCCGACGGTCCTGTTCTTCCCGATGTGGTGCGCCCCGCTGCTGGTCCACGCACAGAAGCCGGACGCCTCCGACAGCTACGCCCTGATGACCGAGCAGCTGCTGCCGCACGGTCTGCTGGGTCTGGTCGTCGTCGGCTTCTTCTCGCACACGATGGCCATGTGCTCCTCGGACGCCAACGCCATCGCGGCGGTCTTCACCCGGGACATCGCCCCGGTCCTCTCGAAGGCGGCCCGAACCTGGAGCAGCCGCGCCGGTCTGCTGGCGGCCCGCGTGTCCACGCTCGGCTTCCTCGGTCTGTCGATGGCACTCGCCACCCAGATCAACTCGCCGACGTTCAAGGACATCATCTCCGTCGTCATCAAGTGGGTGGCCGGTCTGATGGGTCCGATCGCGATCCCGTTCATGCTGGGCCTGCTGCGCAGGTTCCGTAAGTCGGGTCCGACGGCGGCCCTCGTCAGCTGGGCTGCGGGTCTGCTGGCGTTCTACTTCACCAACTACAACTTCGACGGTTCGGTGAAGACGACTGTCGCGCTCCAGTACCAGGTGGCGCTGCCGCTGGCGATCTCGCTGGTGCTCTACATCGCGATCGGCTTCATCAAGCCGGAGGACACCCCGGAGCGCGACGCGCTGATCGAGCAGATCAACACGGACGGCGACGGTTCGTCGGCCGCCGGCGCGACGGTTCCGGCGCAGGCCGGTGCCGGCGACACCACCGTCGCGGAGGGCGTGAAGGACTGA
- a CDS encoding helix-turn-helix domain-containing protein produces the protein MPTNVNPTVRRRRLGQELRRLRELKGMTAEEVAERLLVSQSKISRLENGRRSISQRDVRDLCGVYEVEDHRIVDSLMQMAKDSRQQGWWHAFGDIPYSVYIGLETDAESLRVYEPQVVPGLLQTRSYAEALINGALPEAPPNDIDKRVSVRARRQDRITDQEHPLRLWAVIDEAALSRQVGGRQVMIEQLEQLVELSHLPHVTVQVLPFEMGAHPGINGQYAILEFPDAADSSVVYIEGVTSDLYLEKANDVQRYSVMYEHLRAQALNVEQTRHFIADIAKKYARLSSE, from the coding sequence GTGCCGACCAACGTCAATCCCACCGTCAGGCGACGCCGGTTGGGTCAGGAATTGCGCCGCCTGCGCGAGCTCAAGGGCATGACGGCCGAGGAGGTGGCGGAGCGGCTGCTGGTCTCGCAGTCGAAGATCAGCCGCCTGGAGAACGGCCGCCGATCCATCAGCCAGCGCGACGTCCGCGACCTCTGCGGGGTGTATGAGGTCGAGGACCACCGGATCGTCGACTCACTCATGCAGATGGCCAAGGACTCCCGCCAGCAAGGCTGGTGGCACGCCTTCGGCGACATCCCGTACAGCGTCTACATCGGCCTGGAGACCGACGCCGAGTCGCTGCGGGTGTACGAACCCCAGGTCGTCCCGGGCCTGTTGCAGACCCGGAGCTACGCCGAGGCGCTGATCAACGGCGCGCTTCCGGAGGCGCCGCCGAACGACATCGACAAGCGCGTCAGCGTCCGTGCGCGGCGTCAGGACCGGATCACCGACCAGGAACATCCACTGCGGCTCTGGGCGGTCATCGACGAGGCCGCACTGAGCCGGCAGGTCGGTGGCCGGCAGGTGATGATCGAGCAGCTGGAGCAACTCGTCGAGCTGTCGCACCTGCCGCATGTGACCGTGCAGGTGCTGCCTTTCGAGATGGGTGCACATCCGGGCATCAACGGGCAGTACGCCATTTTGGAATTCCCGGACGCCGCGGACTCCAGCGTGGTCTATATCGAGGGCGTCACCAGCGATCTCTATCTGGAGAAAGCGAATGATGTGCAGCGATACAGCGTCATGTATGAGCACTTGCGCGCGCAGGCGCTGAATGTGGAGCAGACCCGGCACTTCATCGCCGACATCGCGAAGAAGTACGCCCGGCTGAGCAGCGAGTGA